Proteins encoded together in one Macadamia integrifolia cultivar HAES 741 chromosome 8, SCU_Mint_v3, whole genome shotgun sequence window:
- the LOC122085713 gene encoding peroxisomal nicotinamide adenine dinucleotide carrier-like isoform X2 — translation MSDALINGLAGAGGGIIAQLITYPLQTVNTRQQTDRDPNKSKTKVGTIEQICQVAKQEGWERLYGGLTPSLVGTAASQGVYYYFYQIFRNKAEASALDRFKKGSGDGTVGMLSWLVVAALSGCVNVLLTNPIWVVVTRMQTHTKASTDQRPSESPSVRSDEAILAAVEPPPYGTSHAVQEIYDEAGVLGFWKGVFPTLMMVSNPSIQFMLYETFLKKLKARRASRNKGNVGITALEIFLLGAVAKLGATVVTYPVLVVKFTWTANSCSLIYKDWLSQGFRQNKCPEETKHIIIKVQLMQSRR, via the exons ATGTCAGATGCTTTAATCAATGGATTGGCTGGAGCTGGAGGGGGAATCATCGCTCAGCTCATCACATATCCCTTACAAACT GTTAACACTCGTCAACAGACCGATCGAGATCCAAATAAGTCGAAGACGAAAGTTGGAACGATTGAACAAATATGTCAG GTTGCTAAACAAGAGGGATGGGAGCGTTTATATGGAGGCCTGACGCCGTCGTTGGTTGGAACTGCTGCATCTCAA GGTGTTTACTACTATTTCTATCAAATATTCAGGAACAAGGCAGAAGCTTCCGCTCTTGATCGCTTTAAGAAAGGTTCTGGTGATGGAACAGTTGGAATGTTGTCATGGCTTGTGGTGGCTGCATTATCTGG GTGCGTGAATGTGCTGTTGACTAACCCAATATGGGTAGTTGTTACCCGAATGCAG ACTCACACAAAAGCCTCAACAGACCAAAGGCCTTCTGAGAGTCCTTCAGTTAGGTCAGATGAAGCAATTCTTGCTGCCGTGGAGCCTCCTCCATATGGGACTAGCCATGCT GTACAAGAGATCTACGATGAAgctggggttttgggtttctggAAGGGCGTTTTTCCAACACTCATGATG GTTAGCAATCCCTCCATACAGTTCATGTTGTATGAGACCTTTTTAAAGAAGCTAAAGGCTAGGCGTGCCTCAAGGAACAAGGGAAATGTTGGGATAACTGCTTTAGAG atttttcttcttggagCTGTAGCTAAACTGGGAGCAACTGTGGTGACTTATCCTGTCCTTGTGGTGAAG TTCACTTGGACCGCCAACAGCTGCAGCTTGATTTATAAAGATTGGTTGAG TCAAGGCTTCAGGCAAAACAAGTGTCCGGAGGAGACAAAACACATCATTATAAAG GTACAGTTGATGCAATCACGAAGATGA
- the LOC122085713 gene encoding peroxisomal nicotinamide adenine dinucleotide carrier-like isoform X1 — MSDALINGLAGAGGGIIAQLITYPLQTVNTRQQTDRDPNKSKTKVGTIEQICQVAKQEGWERLYGGLTPSLVGTAASQGVYYYFYQIFRNKAEASALDRFKKGSGDGTVGMLSWLVVAALSGCVNVLLTNPIWVVVTRMQTHTKASTDQRPSESPSVRSDEAILAAVEPPPYGTSHAVQEIYDEAGVLGFWKGVFPTLMMVSNPSIQFMLYETFLKKLKARRASRNKGNVGITALEIFLLGAVAKLGATVVTYPVLVVKSRLQAKQVSGGDKTHHYKGTVDAITKMIQYEGLSGFYKGMSTKIIQSVVAAAFLFTFKEELVKGVHLLVKKDAKLISVVRSVPS, encoded by the exons ATGTCAGATGCTTTAATCAATGGATTGGCTGGAGCTGGAGGGGGAATCATCGCTCAGCTCATCACATATCCCTTACAAACT GTTAACACTCGTCAACAGACCGATCGAGATCCAAATAAGTCGAAGACGAAAGTTGGAACGATTGAACAAATATGTCAG GTTGCTAAACAAGAGGGATGGGAGCGTTTATATGGAGGCCTGACGCCGTCGTTGGTTGGAACTGCTGCATCTCAA GGTGTTTACTACTATTTCTATCAAATATTCAGGAACAAGGCAGAAGCTTCCGCTCTTGATCGCTTTAAGAAAGGTTCTGGTGATGGAACAGTTGGAATGTTGTCATGGCTTGTGGTGGCTGCATTATCTGG GTGCGTGAATGTGCTGTTGACTAACCCAATATGGGTAGTTGTTACCCGAATGCAG ACTCACACAAAAGCCTCAACAGACCAAAGGCCTTCTGAGAGTCCTTCAGTTAGGTCAGATGAAGCAATTCTTGCTGCCGTGGAGCCTCCTCCATATGGGACTAGCCATGCT GTACAAGAGATCTACGATGAAgctggggttttgggtttctggAAGGGCGTTTTTCCAACACTCATGATG GTTAGCAATCCCTCCATACAGTTCATGTTGTATGAGACCTTTTTAAAGAAGCTAAAGGCTAGGCGTGCCTCAAGGAACAAGGGAAATGTTGGGATAACTGCTTTAGAG atttttcttcttggagCTGTAGCTAAACTGGGAGCAACTGTGGTGACTTATCCTGTCCTTGTGGTGAAG TCAAGGCTTCAGGCAAAACAAGTGTCCGGAGGAGACAAAACACATCATTATAAAG GTACAGTTGATGCAATCACGAAGATGATCCAATATGAAGGCTTATCCGGGTTTTATAAGGGGATGAGCACAAAAATTATACAGAGTGTGGTTGCTGCTGCTTTCCTGTTCACGTTTAAGGAAGAACTTGTGAAGGGGGTTCATTTGCTGGTGAAAAAGGATGCGAAGCTGATTAGTGTAGTGAGATCTGTGCCCTCATGA
- the LOC122085712 gene encoding phosphomethylpyrimidine synthase, chloroplastic isoform X3: protein MASINIALASVVCKKGNPSPKLLNTAFIPGFDVSGCVSNVWEKELCPTPMRSAPRATLTFDPSTTDAEKTKQRKHTINPAAPDFLPLPSFDQCFPKSSKECREVVHEQSGHVLKVPFRRVHLAGEEQYFDTYDTSGPQNVDPLVGLPKIRKDWVDRRERIGGPRYTQMYYAKQGIITEEMLYCATREKLDPEFVRSEVARGRAIIPSNKKHLELEPMVVGRNFLVKVNANIGNSAVVSSIEEEVHKLQWATMWGADTIMDLSTGRHIHETREWILRNSAVPVGTVPIYQALEKVNGIAENLSWEIFRETLIEQAEQGVDYFTIHAGVLLRYIPLTVKRMTGIVSRGGSIHAKWCLTYHKENFAYEHWDDILDICNQYDVALSIGDGLRPGSIYDANDSAQFAELLTQGELTRRAWEKDVQVMNEGPGHIPMHKIPENMEKQLEWCNEAPFYTLGPLTTDIAPGYDHITSAIGAANIGALGTALLCYVTPKEHLGLPNRDDVKAGVIAYKIAAHAADLAKGHPHAQAWDDALSKARFEFRWMDQFALSLDPMTAMAFHDETLPSEGAKVAHFCSMCGPKFCSMKITEDVRKYAEKHGYGSAEEAVRSGMDAMSAEFLAASKTVSGEQHGEVGGEIYLPASYVAGSLER from the exons ATGGCATCCATAAATATTGCCTTGGCATCTGTTGTCTGCAAGAAAGGAAACCCTTCTCCTAAGTTGTTGAATACTGCCTTCATCCCTGGATTTGATGTTTCTGGATGTGTTTCAAATGTATGGGAAAAGGAGCTCTGTCCCACTCCCATGAGGTCTGCTCCTAGAGCTACATTAACTTTTGATCCATCAACCACCGATGCTGAAAAGACTAAACAGAGGAAACACACAATTAATCCTGCCGCCCCTGATTTTCTTCCACTGCCATCCTTTGATCAATGCTTTCCGAAGAGCTCAAAAGAGTGCAG GGAAGTTGTTCATGAGCAATCTGGTCATGTACTTAAGGTTCCATTTCGACGGGTACATCTGGCTGGAGAGGAACAATACTTCGATACATATGACACAAGTGGCCCTCAAAATGTCGATCCACTTGTTG GTCTTCCAAAAATACGCAAAGACTGGGTTGACAGGCGGGAAAGGATTGGTGGACCAAGATACACTCAGATGTACTATGCTAAGCAGGGAATTATAACAGAAGAGATGTTGTACTGTGCTACTCGTGAGAAGCTCGACCCAGAATTTGTGAGATCAGAGGTTGCACGTGGGCGAGCAATCATTCCTTCCAACAAGAAGCACTTGGAGCTGGAGCCTATGGTAGTTGGAAGAAATTTCTTAGTGAAGGTTAATGCAAATATTGGAAATTCAGCTGTTGTGAGCTCCATTGAGGAAGAGGTACATAAACTTCAATGGGCAACAATGTGGGGTGCTGACACTATCATGGATCTCTCTACGGGCCGTCATATCCATGAGACCCGTGAATGGATCTTACGCAATTCTGCAGTACCAGTAGGAACTGTACCCATCTACCAAGCACTTGAGAAAGTAAATGGAATCGCAGAGAATCTTAGCTGGGAAATATTTAGAGAAACCTTGATTGAACAAGCTGAGCAGGGTGTGGATTACTTTACCATTCATGCAGGAGTTCTCCTTCGCTACATCCCATTGACAGTAAAACGTATGACCGGAATTGTTTCTCGCGGGGGATCGATTCACGCAAAGTGGTGTCTGACTTATCACAAGGAGAACTTTGCATATGAGCATTGGGATGACATCCTTGACATTTGTAATCAGTATGATGTGGCACTATCGATTGGTGATGGCCTGAGGCCTGGTTCAATTTATGATGCCAATGACTCTGCACAGTTTGCTGAGCTTTTGACTCAAGGGGAGCTGACACGTAGAGCATGGGAAAAGGATGTTCAG GTAATGAATGAAGGACCAGGACACATTCCAATGCACAAAATTCCTGAAAACATGGAAAAGCAGCTGGAGTGGTGCAATGAGGCTCCTTTCTACACACTAGGCCCATTAACAACTGATATTGCACCTGGATATGATCATATCACTTCAGCCATCGGTGCTGCTAACATTGGGGCCCTTGGGACTGCACTTCTCTGCTATGTTACACCAAAGGAACACCTTGGCTTGCCAAATCGGGATGATGTGAAGGCTGGTGTTATAGCTTATAAGATAGCTGCACATGCAGCTGATTTAGCTAAAGGTCACCCACATGCGCAGGCATGGGATGATGCACTGAGTAAGGCAAGGTTTGAGTTTAGATGGATGGACCAGTTTGCATTGTCACTGGATCCCATGACAGCCATGGCCTTTCATGATGAGACCCTGCCATCAGAAGGTGCCAAAGTTGCTCATTTCTGCTCAATGTGTGGACCGAAGTTCTGTTCAATGAAGATAACTGAAGATGTACGTAAGTATGCTGAAAAACATGGTTATGGAAGTGCTGAGGAGGCTGTGAGAAGTGGAATGGATGCAATGAGTGCTGAGTTTTTGGCTGCTAGCAAAACTGTAAGTGGAGAGCAACATGGTGAAGTTGGTGGAGAGATCTACCTACCTGCAAGTTATGTTGCTGGATCACTTGAGAGATGA